A part of Candidatus Cloacimonadota bacterium genomic DNA contains:
- a CDS encoding PDDEXK nuclease domain-containing protein, with translation EDNDNPTIGLLICKSKDDTVVEYSFKDIKKPIGISEYQLTKILPDQYKSSLPTIEEIEAELSFEIIE, from the coding sequence AGAGGATAATGATAATCCAACTATTGGTTTATTAATTTGCAAATCAAAAGATGATACTGTTGTTGAATACTCTTTTAAAGATATAAAAAAGCCAATCGGAATTAGTGAGTATCAATTAACAAAAATTTTGCCTGATCAATATAAATCTTCTCTGCCAACAATTGAAGAAATTGAAGCAGAATTATCATTTGAAATTATTGAGTGA